The Rugosibacter aromaticivorans region AAACGCGAGTTAATGGCAGGAGCAGAGATCATGAATTATACCGGTAGCCCAAAGATATATCCGGGCTGGTATCGGCATGGTTGTGACGGGATAGTGACTAACCATGCAGGCAGAGGCCACATGAGGAGCGATCTGCATCGCTATCTTTTTGTGTCTGCCTACGCGGCAGCCAATGGAAAATCTGTTCATCTCAGTGATTTTCCGACTGCGCTTCTTCCGGCACACAGCAACGTGCAGGAGGGTGTGCAGAATAGTCACTTTTCAGATCGTTTCAGAGCACAGGTCAGGGGGCGGCCTTCCACTACAATCACTTCCCATATCTCTAAGGATGGGCATTATTTTATTCATTATGATCCGTCCCAATGTCGCAGCCTGACAGTCAGGGAGGCGGCAAGGCTGCAAACATTCCCAGACAGCTATAAATTCGAAGGTGGCAGGACATCACAGTATCATCAGGTTGGTAATGCAGTGCCCCCGCTGCTGTCCATGCAGGTGGCTGCAATAGTCCATGATATTTTAAAGCGGCTGAAGATTTAGCATGGATACGCTGACCTCGGAAAAACGTAGCTGGAATATGTCACGCATCCGAGGAGCGAATACAAAGCCCGAGCTTGCTGTCCGCTCGATGCTGCATCGCATGGGATACAGATTTAGAATTTTGAATAAAACCCTTCCAGGTAGACCGGATATTGTTCTCCCAAAATACAGGGCAGCAATCTTTGTTCATGGCTGCTTCTGGCATCGGCATCAGGGGTGCAAATATGCGTATACGCCGAAATCCCGTTTGGATTTCTGGGGGCCGAAGTTTGAGGGGAATGTCATGCGGGATAAAAATAACCTTTCTCTTCTCAGGAAAACAGGCTGGCTTCCCATTGTCGTATGGGAATGCGAAATCAAACGCAATGCTGACGCTGCGCTTGGCAGAGTATCTGGAATATTGCAGCGACGCCTGAAAAAGCTGGTGGCCGCCTGATGGAAAAATATACCCTTCCGCCGAGAGCGGCCTCCCTTTCCGAATCCATGCGGGATATTGGTTATTCGCTGGAAACGGCCATTGCGGACATTATTGACAACAGCATTGCCGCCAACGCCACCCGCATTGATATATGGATTGATTTCAATACCGGGCAGCCACGGCTCGGTGTTACTGATAATGGCAGCGGCCTCAGCCGACAGGAACTCCTGGAGGCTATGCGCCACGGTTCAGCGCATCCGCGTACTCTCAGGGCCAAAGATGACCTCGGGCGTTTCGGATTGGGTTTGAAAACCGCTTCGTTCTCACAATGCCGCCAGCTGACGGTCATCAGCCGGAAGAGCGGCGAAACCGTAGGTGCCGTATGGGATCTGGATACGGTCTCGGAAGATGATGAATGGGTGCTGGGTATACTGAACCCGGAAGAAATCCAGTCCAGCCCATACATGGATAAGTTGGGCAAGCATGGAACGCTGGTGCTGTGGCAGAAACTGGATAGGCTGTGCGAGGGAGAATCAACAGCCGCGAAGCAGGATATGCTTTATGAAAAAATGGAAGCCACGGAAAAGCATCTCGCTCTTGTGTTCCATCGCTATCTTTCTGGCGAAGTCAGGAATCGGAAACTGGAAGTGCATATCAACGGCCACCCAGTTGAGCCTTTCGATCCGTTCTGCCTCAATAATAAGGCAACGCAACTACTCCCCGAGGAAATCATCAGAATTGCCGGTGAGGAAGTCAGGATTCAGCCTTATATTCTTCCCCATCACAGCAAGCTTACGCCGAAAGAGCATGACTATTATCAGAGCCGCAGCGAGTTTGTCAGTAATCAGGGGGTATATGTTTACCGAAATAACAGGCTGATGGCTTGGGGGAACTGGTTCCGGCTGGTTCCAAAAGGCGAAGCCACCAAGCTCGCGCGCGTCAGGATAGATTTTCCCAATGCGCTGGATGAACACTGGACAATTGATATAAAAAAATCCAGAGCCCATCCGCCATACCAGGTGAAAGAAAAGCTCCGGCAAATCATCAACAGGATCGTGGAGCAGAGCACCCGCGTCCATTCTGGAAGGGGCAGGCGTCTTTTAGATGAGGCTCCAGACCCATTCTGGCTGAAACATGCAGATCGTGATGGCATACGGTATTCCCTGAACAGGGATCATCCGGTGTTGAACGCTTTCAGACAGATACTGGAAGGTGATGAGCAGCGGTTGTTTCAGGAAGTGCTGGCCGTCATTGAGGATTCCATTCCCGTAGAAGCTATTTATGCTGACTACTCAATCGCCCCCAAGAGTTTTGATGAAGCGAGGCAGATGGAGCCAGAGGAAGTCCGAAGCCGCCTGCTTATGCTGTATCAGATTCTCTCCGCTGAACAACAGCTGGATGAAAATACTTTCCGGGAAACGGTTAACCAGCTAAAACCATTTAATAATTACCCGCAGGAAATTGAGCAGGTAATCAGGGAGAAATTCTTATGCGCAACCTGAATGATTTCGAGACGGCCATAGTGTTGGCGCTAAGAAATACCTCGCCACTTACGGTAGCTGACATTGAGCAGAAGGCGAGAATGCTTGCGCCAGTGTTCGGGCTGGATGATTACCCGATCGAGCAGATTATCAAGAGCGTGGAAACAAAGCTCGTTACCACCATGAGTGAAGGTATTTCACTCGTTGATCAGTGTGCCGAACATGATGACGCATGGCATGAAAAGAAAGAAATCAGCTGGGATTACTGGAGTGATTATGAAGGCCACCTGAAATCCGAGGGCTGGGGGCCGCGTGTCGTTAATACCATGGGTGATGTAACAGGTAAAATTCTTGGGCTGTTGAAAAATCCAGAGGATGCAGGGGAATGGAAGCGCAGAGGTCTGGTAATCGGCCATGTGCAATCGGGGAAAACCGCCAACTACATCGGTCTGATTTCAAAGGCGGCGGATGCCGGATATAAACTCATCATTGTCATTGCGGGCATACATAACAACCTGCGCACTCAGACGCAGCAGCGTGTAGATGAGGGATTCATCGGTCGAAACAGCGATCCCAACAGGCGGGGAAAGCTGATCGGTGTCGGACTCGATCACCCCAACAGGCGTTTCCCTGTCACGTTGACCACTACGGACAAGGATTTCGATAAGCGTATC contains the following coding sequences:
- a CDS encoding ATP-binding protein, coding for MEKYTLPPRAASLSESMRDIGYSLETAIADIIDNSIAANATRIDIWIDFNTGQPRLGVTDNGSGLSRQELLEAMRHGSAHPRTLRAKDDLGRFGLGLKTASFSQCRQLTVISRKSGETVGAVWDLDTVSEDDEWVLGILNPEEIQSSPYMDKLGKHGTLVLWQKLDRLCEGESTAAKQDMLYEKMEATEKHLALVFHRYLSGEVRNRKLEVHINGHPVEPFDPFCLNNKATQLLPEEIIRIAGEEVRIQPYILPHHSKLTPKEHDYYQSRSEFVSNQGVYVYRNNRLMAWGNWFRLVPKGEATKLARVRIDFPNALDEHWTIDIKKSRAHPPYQVKEKLRQIINRIVEQSTRVHSGRGRRLLDEAPDPFWLKHADRDGIRYSLNRDHPVLNAFRQILEGDEQRLFQEVLAVIEDSIPVEAIYADYSIAPKSFDEARQMEPEEVRSRLLMLYQILSAEQQLDENTFRETVNQLKPFNNYPQEIEQVIREKFLCAT
- a CDS encoding very short patch repair endonuclease; amino-acid sequence: MDTLTSEKRSWNMSRIRGANTKPELAVRSMLHRMGYRFRILNKTLPGRPDIVLPKYRAAIFVHGCFWHRHQGCKYAYTPKSRLDFWGPKFEGNVMRDKNNLSLLRKTGWLPIVVWECEIKRNADAALGRVSGILQRRLKKLVAA